AGTAGTTGCCGTAGTAACGATTGGTCCTGGCTTTGCATTATTGtctgtaaatgtaacaaatatATGCAGACCgtatgattatttatttattttttttgtatttatttatttgatttatttatttatcctcGGTAGCTCCTTTAGtagccagtacatgtactttccaaGGTGTTGACAATGATGGATTGGATGtgacaattattgttttgcattATTGTCACTTGTAAAGtataagttttgaaagagataaccaaGACCTAAAATttgtgatgtaaaatttatcacatttagtAAGAAAATACAAccccaaaatagatcagaagTTGTTATTTCAACAAACGGTCAAAActtaatttcatgtattttttgaaaatttttgaCGTAATCATGTCTTTCCTTTTTGTGTGTATCTAGAAAAATTGTAAACTTTGATTCTTTTCGTACCACCCACatggaaacaatggaaaactaAAAAATCGATAGCTGCAAGAAAAACTCATCCTGGAATTCAAGTAAATGCGCATGCTCAAAAAATCAACCTATGTGTCAGACTCATTGTGagtttcattttatcatatttggtatttatttctcATTCACCAATTCAAGTGATGTCTACAACTTACCAAGTCGCGTCTAAGTGCTTCTAATTTACTTTCTATTCGTATTTTGGCAGTGGCATAGTCATTTTTGGCGTCTTCTGAATTTCCCTCCTTGTCGTCTGCAGACGATGCAGGTAATGTATTTGGTTTATCGTCTGCGTTTAGAAGTGCGCCCTCATTGTCACCATCACCTGAAAGTTTTTTCGCTTTTTCCAAACGAGTCTCTTCTGTGTTGTCTGTCATTTTTACCAGTCGTCACCTTTTCATGtgcctgaaataaagaaaagatTAACTTTATTTGTAACAATGGATGATTGTATTTTCGTTAATTACAATAAAAGTCTCGTCACCTGGAAATGAATAGAGAGATATTACCTGAAGGAAGTGACGTTGTCGCCTGTATAATGCCTGTGTTTTCAATGTTAAGAAATAAATAAGATGGTAATCTGTGAAGTAAATGGTGGCTTCAAGAACATGACAATTCTATGTGGTAAATATCTTCTGCAGGCAAAGATATCATTCCCTTCAATTTCATAGACCATCTATGTCTATCAGTCTCTCTAGCAATAAACTGGCTGGGTTTTCTGTTTTTCCACTGTTGAATTTGACTTTttatccatccatacatacatacatctatatatctagctatcatatctatctatctatatatatatttatctatctatctgtctatttatatatctatctatctatctatatatctatatctatatatatatatatatatatataactatccATATATTTATCTAGTATCtctctaactatctatctatagctatctatctatctctatctatctctatctatctaaacTGTCAATAAATCATGTGTATCTATTTAATATGTAATCATCCTTATACTATCTCATTTCAGTTGATATCAAAGAGTTGTAGGTCATTGACATTGATGTATGAAAGCTATGTAAGTCATCAATAACGACCCTTCAGACATATCACTAGTTggtataaatacacagtgtgACGTAATACTACACATTCTAACATACCGACATCACGAACACCACGTTTTGTCCTATTCAAATATAGAAATCTAACAATTAACTGTAGTAGCTGGCATACAGCACTCGCAAGATGTCTTCTTTGAACTCAAAGTAAACGGTCAAGCACTCGGCAAAGTCAATAAAACCGTGTCTTGTGAATCACCGTGTATTCACTCCGATATTCACTCCAAGGCAATCATCACCTATGTCAATATGTGGTCACGAATACAAACATTTATTCAGAAAGGTATGCACAGTCGTCGTAAAGGAACGTACGTTCGCGTTCACTACTTGCATGACTTGAAGAACTACGAATCTGAATCTAAAACGTTTACTTTTatcattaaaatctgatcagCCAGATCAGTCGAAAGTAGTTTTACGGTACCTAGCCTACGTGACATGGAATCCGGAATGGAATACAGTAACTCTAGCTctgctctggatgtatatgctacgtGGTTcgaagacgtgtcgaacctcgtagcataTACAGAGCTACAGCAACTCTAGACATGGTGTTCTTATCATTGACATTTGTTACGgaatcgttatgatttacacctccattcataACGTCACACTTAGACCACGTGGGCATCCAGACTACAAATCCGAGTCCTAGCTACTGTGCAGACATACACTGCATGTGCTCCAAGAATATTAACAAAAGAAACTTTGACTGATTTTAATATTAGATCATAACGTAGATGTAGTAAGATTTGATATTCCATATTCttacaaaatattcaatatctttACTTTTGTGATGTTCGGTAATAAATGTTGACAATTAATATGACTTGTGGTGATTCGTGAGTTGGTTTACGTAGCTGAGATAGTGCTCGGAGCGGACAGAGCCCCGTCCTTCAGGTGTCTCTCAAAATACAGAAACTGCGGAAAATAAACTTATCCAACTCTTCTGTCCTTAGAAGACTTAATTCTACCTCACCATTCCGTAGGTACTACGGATCACGTGAGATAATGCATATACCAAGGGAGGGATGAATTAAGCCTCCTAAATGTGTCAATTTATTGACCACACTGTGGTGGGCACGTGATCCCTTCGTACTCCTCCATGGTTCGGTAGAATTACTATCAAATTGCGACTTCCAGGTAAGTctcatttaattttttaattacaCCAAAACAATTGCAAAATTAGAAAGCTGTTAATTAGCGTCATTACTGCGATATGGGGACCATGTCATTCAACATCTTAACTATACGTAGTGTGCGATAAAAGTGGACACCAATTGCAAACATTACAAACTGACGGGAAGACCTTTACTCGCTAAACGTGGAAATTATAGCTTCATAACAATCCTTAAATTAAATTCCATTCAAGATAGTAACAAAGAATATATATCAAACCAGCAGCCTATAGTACAGAACTTGCATGTGACGTCATAGCATGACGTAGTGATATAAATACAGGATGTACATACCGACATTTGAGTAAATTAATTCAGTTTATGAATACGAGTATTAACCGTAcattgatatgaaatgtattcgTCTCTAAGGAAGCCAAACAAATTCTCTTCTAATGTTATTAATCTTTTCTATGAATAAACAGACATTTTGAAGGACATTTAATTTCCTCTTGTACTGTGTAAACTATTCCATCACAATTGAACTTTTGTAACCTACAGAGTGAGGtgattttcccgccaaaataaaACCGATCAAATTCTCGTTTCTTGTTGCAAATATTCGCATTTTCTAACTTCACTTTTAGACTCTCCTTTAGTAAATAAGCGTtttgaattgtaatatttaccttgaaaatatttcaatgatagAATAACTTGAACTGTTTACGTGTATCTGGTTGTATGACCAATCTCTCctgtaaatgaaaaatatggaaaatacaTATGTGTCTTGGTATAAAATATGGTGTTAAAGTTCCACTAGTTGAAACTGTTTTGTAgatataatgacgtcatcataatatcgtacactctcaagagtattgaatcatctgtgggtacatgtacaacttgcaTCTATGtacagtacacataatatggtacaacacatcgaatcacctgtgggtacatgtacaacttattTTACATCTGTGTACAGtatacataatatggtacaacaCATCGAAGCAcctgtgggtacatgtacaacttgtatCTGTGtacagtacacataatatggtacaacaCATCGAAGCAcctgtgggtacatgtacaacttgtatatgtgtacattacacataatatggtacaacaCATCGAAGCAcctgtgggtacatgtacaacttgtatCTGTGtacagtacacataatatggtacaacaCATCGAAGCAcctgtgggtacatgtacatcttgtaTCTGTGtacagtacacataatatggtacaacaCATCGAAGCAcctgtgggtacatgtacatcttgtatatgtgtacagtacacataatatggtacaacaCATCGAAGCAcctgtgggtacatgtacaacttgtatatgtgtacattacacataatatggtacaacaCATCGAAGCAcctgtgggtacatgtacatcttgtaTCTGTGtacagtacacataatatggtacaacaCATCGAAGCAcctgtgggtacatgtacatcttgtaTCTGTGtacagtacacataatatggtacaacacatcgaatcacctgtgggtacatgtacatcttgtaTCTGTGtacagtacacataatatggtacaacacatcgaatcacctgtgggtacatgtacaacttgtatCTGTGtacagtacacataatatggtacaacacatcgaatcacctgtgggtacatgtacaacttgtatCTGTGtacagtacacataatatggtacaacaCATCGAAGCAcctgtgggtacatgtacaacttgtatCTGTGtacagtacacataatatggtacaacaCATCGAATTAcctgtgggtacatgtacaactgaatTGCATCTGTGtacagtacacataatatggtacaacaCATCGAATCATCTATgggtacatgacatgtacaactTGCATCTGTGTACAGTacacataatttggtacaacACAtcgaatcacctgtgggtacaTATACAACTTGCATCTGTGTACAGTACACATAATTTGCCAGTACAACGCATCAAATCAAATTGGTTTTGGGTCCGTACCAAAAAAACAACAAGGCCAGAGAAATTTTAGAGCCAACTCAACATTTGGTCAAAATCCCCAAACGATTTGACCTTAGCAATATTTTACAAGGGTGACGTATAATAtgtgtttgtttaattttacTATTTGTTGGAAATGGCAATTTATTATTGACAGGCTACACAATAAAGTCATACAAAATTCTTAAATACCAAAGCTGTCAAGACAAGTGGTCACTGAATTTGTTTCTAATATCAAAAATGCTGAATTCAATTCGTGGCAAACCAAATGGGCCTTCAGAAATATACTAAGGacataaaaatgatatatgtacacatattttaaattggtatgattttttttaccagTGTCAgacatatatttaaaatattaaacttGTCATAATTACCTACACAGACCTGGGGAGCATCGACAATTTCCAAGTAAAAAGGGAAAAGTCGTTAGAGgtttgaaaatgtgtctttacaGCCAACCAATGAGAAACGAATATGATATGACATCACCACGCCAGACTTACTCCAAACAACGATGTCTTTATCCAAACGTCTAATCACATCACGTGATGTGCGATGAAAATTTTATCAATTGTCCATTTATTCAGGTGCGATACAATATGGCAGAAATCGCTGACGGTAACTATTATTTCTGCGTGGGAGAGTTAGCTTTAATTATTTTGTGAGGGTACGATAAATAAAACCCCGTAGCAAAAGAACTTTTTAGAGTGACAATTGTTAAGAGAGTCCCTTTGGTAATATCAGCTAAAACTGACTAAAGGTGTCTTTGTTGTGTTTACAATTTATTATTCCTATAGCAAAGGATTAGTCTGCAGTTAAAACCATCTTATATGGAAACTAAATCTGAAGATCTTGCATGCATAATGAGGAAATCAATACTCCGAGTAAGATCATTTCCCTACATGTGTGCTGTATATGGAAGAACGTACAGTCACGTGACTGGTTTGTTACCTGGCAACAATAATGACAAACCCGTATGAATAGGGACGAACTAGAGGACATTCACCTGGCAGGTTTAACAAACTATTTCATCTTTCAGGAATCCATTTCCACAACAACAAAGCTGACATTTTTTCTAGAACGTTCACCTGGTTTACTAAAGTACATCCTCTCTCGAAAACTGGGTACAATCGCGACAAATCTGGCATATTTTTCTGAATAATAAGCTCATCTTTATATCAAAACAAGCACTATATACTCGAGATGTTCTTGTTAAATTTCGTTGCGATGTGACGTCACTACAACATGCTTACCAATAAATACCGTTCCCGCCAAAACTACAACATACTCACCAATACCATTCCCGCCAAAACCATTCGTCTGCCGGGCACATTTTTCTGCCAATTTGTCATATTTAGACTTTGTTTTTTAATAGGAAATGTAGACAAATCACATATACACAGGTcttcatcaaaattttgttttaaagagACCTCGCATATTTTTTTGgataaatattttcatgaaaaaacaTGAAATCTATACACGTGCTTGTTTAACTTAATAAATGAGTTTATAAGCTTGACTATACGACCTCGGGGCATACTTTGCCTCCTGGCACTGTGTGACGTATCACTTGTAAAAGATAAGACCCAGGAAGAGTTGAATGGTAGGGGGCATGACCCAGACCTGACCTTAAAGCGCCATGTCATAATGCCCCTCCATTTCGAAGTGTTGGCGGCATAAGTCGACGTTAAAATTTAAACTAGATAAGCTCAGCTGTAATTATCTACCGGATATTGTAGATTTACACGGGATTTGATTTACAATAGAAGGGATATATGAGGATTAAAATCAACAGGTAGGATTAAGGCTGTATGTAGGAGTATGTTGTAACTTTTCGAAGAAAAATGAATTTGCcagtgtcaacattttgacaacaCCTTAGCctttgttcatacatgtattgataattGACCTTGTAATTTTGTTTAGCCATCGATCAATCAGCTGATGAAGAAACCCGGACAGTTTCTGCCTGAACCAAATAAATATGTTGATATGAAGTTATAATAATGTATAGAACTATGATGAACGCATATCTTTGTTCACAACACTGACAAATCTCAAGCCACACAATGTGTACCTTGTTACCGATTCGTCCCGTGTATGTCATAAACAAACCCACGTTTACCGCAAGAATGATGTATAGGAGATATGATGAATATACTGCTTATTGAAAACTGAAAGTGTAGGTTTACCAAACTTTCGATCCTTACTGAACAGACAAGTGTTTGATTGATATATCAGTAGccccctccaccaccaccaccccacccccacccccaccccaccacaaACACATACACCCATATACAAGTGAAACGAAGCAGTTAAACATCTACTGTCGAATCTGGTATGACAATCGAAACCCATTACGCATTAAACGTGTGTCATTAttttgcaaacaaacaaacaaaacgacATGGGTACCATACCGTCAGCTACATGTAAATAGCTTGACGACAAAGCTGACGACATCAATTTTTGACGACAAATTGTTAAAAATGTTCATAGTTAGCCTACCTGATATAGTCCTTAGTAAAATCTAAGTATCATTAATTTCTTCTCGTGGGAAAGTCGCTATGATCACGACGTGTGTCTGCTACGTTCCTTGGTGGAAATGTTGGTTTACAGTGAAGTAGGCTATATTTATACAGTTCTTCTCACCGCGGTAACCGTTAAGTGTCTCTCACAAACAGAGGTCGCTGTCCATGACGTCACAGTGATGCAGGTCTCTCCCACATACAGTCAGAATGGGACtattctttcatttgtatacaaaaCGTTGTTGTATACCTCTGTTAGAAGTAATCTCATAAACTATCCGAGGTGTGTTTCCGTTCTATAAATTTACCATGTATAAACCACAGACAAATAAGAAGAT
The Glandiceps talaboti chromosome 23, keGlaTala1.1, whole genome shotgun sequence genome window above contains:
- the LOC144452793 gene encoding uncharacterized protein LOC144452793, which gives rise to MTDNTEETRLEKAKKLSGDGDNEGALLNADDKPNTLPASSADDKEGNSEDAKNDYATAKIRIESKLEALRRDLTIMQSQDQSLLRQLLRIHEMIGQLTGQRKQKMTIAAQLKGGSSEVQIQDIIDRLSPRRLPSRSLSFSATDLNDLTPEFDFDEDFDKLSCSYPAPYC